One Aliiroseovarius sediminilitoris DNA window includes the following coding sequences:
- a CDS encoding L,D-transpeptidase family protein, with translation MNGLAHFFSRLSLLVFIGVLGFFLWDRYTPPAPPTTLEPIIGQIDRIVIEKSDRRMIVFQADTAVRTYEIALGFSPVGDKALQGDGMTPEGIFRIDRRNEKSAFHLSLGIDYPLPKDRARTIADGGDSGGDIFIHGQPNKRNSPDPITKDWTNGSIALSNAEIEELWAVTPIGTLVEIRP, from the coding sequence ATGAACGGTTTGGCGCATTTCTTTTCTCGACTTTCACTTCTTGTCTTTATCGGCGTGTTGGGCTTCTTCCTTTGGGATCGCTACACGCCCCCTGCACCCCCCACGACACTTGAGCCGATCATCGGCCAGATCGACCGTATCGTGATTGAAAAATCAGACCGCAGGATGATCGTGTTTCAGGCCGACACCGCTGTCCGCACCTATGAGATTGCATTGGGCTTTTCGCCCGTAGGTGACAAGGCATTACAAGGGGATGGCATGACCCCGGAAGGCATATTCAGGATTGATCGCCGCAACGAAAAAAGTGCGTTTCACTTGTCGCTGGGCATCGACTACCCCTTGCCCAAGGATCGCGCGCGCACCATTGCCGACGGGGGTGATTCTGGCGGGGATATTTTCATCCACGGCCAACCAAACAAGCGAAACAGCCCGGATCCGATCACAAAGGACTGGACCAATGGCAGCATCGCGTTGTCCAATGCCGAAATAGAAGAGCTTTGGGCCGTCACCCCCATCGGAACACTCGTCGAGATCAGACCCTGA